In Sporosarcina sp. PTS2304, a genomic segment contains:
- a CDS encoding acireductone dioxygenase, giving the protein MATITIQETNEVIEGQQAVTDFLTQQEVIYEHWEIDKLPEHLREKFNLTDAEKEEILQSFKKEIDAISERRGYQAADVISLSSDTPNIEEMLKNFEREHHHTDDEVRFIASGHGVFVIQGKDKRFFEVHLDPGDLISVPENVRHYFTLAEDRQVVAVRIFVTPEGWVAVY; this is encoded by the coding sequence ATGGCGACCATTACTATTCAAGAAACTAACGAAGTAATCGAGGGACAACAAGCAGTCACGGACTTTTTAACACAACAAGAAGTAATTTACGAACATTGGGAGATTGACAAACTCCCCGAACATTTACGCGAGAAATTCAACTTGACCGATGCTGAGAAAGAGGAAATTTTACAGTCTTTTAAAAAGGAGATTGACGCAATTTCTGAACGCCGCGGCTATCAAGCAGCTGATGTCATCTCGTTATCAAGCGACACGCCGAACATTGAAGAAATGCTGAAAAATTTCGAACGCGAACACCATCATACCGACGATGAAGTCCGCTTTATCGCTAGCGGGCACGGAGTATTCGTCATTCAAGGAAAAGACAAGCGCTTTTTCGAAGTTCACTTAGATCCAGGTGATTTGATTTCCGTACCTGAAAACGTCCGCCATTATTTCACATTGGCAGAAGACCGACAAGTCGTGGCGGTACGTATTTTCGTCACACCCGAAGGCTGGGTCGCAGTTTATTGA
- a CDS encoding 2-hydroxy-3-keto-5-methylthiopentenyl-1-phosphate phosphatase, producing MSNVVIFCDFDGTITKKDNIISIMKQFALPGWKEITNDILSQKISIQSGVQKLFSLVPSKLKEEIIEFVLQDAEIREGFKDFVHFTREQNIPLYIVSGGIDFFVYPVLDSFGPFDHIYCNEATFDEERITIHYPHACDELCTSQGCGCCKPSIMRKLSDENQTRIVIGDSVTDFEAAKLADVVIARDFLAETCDTLDIPYSSFETFTDCIEIVKARL from the coding sequence ATGAGTAACGTCGTCATATTTTGTGATTTTGATGGCACTATTACAAAAAAAGATAATATTATTAGCATTATGAAACAATTTGCATTGCCTGGTTGGAAAGAAATAACGAATGATATTTTAAGTCAAAAGATTTCTATTCAATCTGGAGTTCAAAAACTATTTTCATTAGTTCCAAGTAAATTAAAAGAAGAAATCATCGAATTTGTCTTACAAGATGCAGAGATTCGCGAAGGATTTAAAGACTTTGTACACTTTACGCGAGAGCAGAACATACCTCTATATATTGTCAGTGGAGGAATAGATTTCTTCGTGTATCCAGTGCTTGATTCATTTGGACCATTTGATCATATTTACTGCAACGAAGCGACATTTGATGAAGAGCGAATTACGATTCATTACCCACATGCGTGTGATGAATTATGCACAAGTCAAGGATGCGGGTGCTGTAAACCTTCGATCATGCGTAAACTTTCAGATGAAAATCAAACGCGCATTGTCATCGGTGACTCCGTGACAGACTTCGAAGCAGCAAAACTCGCGGATGTCGTAATTGCAAGAGACTTCTTAGCCGAAACTTGCGACACACTCGACATTCCCTACTCTTCATTTGAAACCTTTACAGATTGTATAGAAATCGTCAAAGCGCGATTATAA